In Streptomyces capitiformicae, one genomic interval encodes:
- a CDS encoding putative baseplate assembly protein: MSTPVPGGAPGVPNPPGRPALSYRITTHGDTLARSLAEVSRRLPGLTTHSTDDPAVALLDAWASVADMVAFYQERIANEGFLRTATERISVRELARSIGYELRPGAAASAYLSFTVEDTPGTPGRAVVPAGTPVQSIPGQGELPQTFETGAELQAVAEHNAIRLRLRRPQLVGLGTTRLHLAGTTTGLRPGDALLIRSTAMHHAWQFRILRTVEPLPTDPTGRPPTTVVGWDQDLNMPTSKGVEVYALRLRASFFGHNAPDWRTMPTSVRESYLAAAGPRGTAAFDQAQFDQAQLDQAHLASATQWPGFALTDPPEEDDDPVIELDAAHPALLPGSWLVLRAPGVQDELYKVVEADQSAAADFTLTSTTTRLRLRGTGKVSPFDRRATVVHTQSEKLQLADEPDTTLVTGPGLWLERPVTLKPGAPVVVTGTTDQGVPSTAVHLIDTVAEDGTSIVLDRPLEHPLVPASVLLLGNVVAATAGQTTEEVLGSGDGRATHQRFTLLHKDLTHVSAPTASGVRDTLAVQVDGVTWTEAPSLFPLGPHDRSYVVRIQDDATATVVFGDGERGARLPSGQENVRATYRTGIGPQGNVGAGSLSLLVKRPLGIRAVDNPLAATGGTAPERPDDVRTRAPLTVRTFDRVVSLDDHEAFARNFTGIAKAKATVLRPAPMPFLHLTMAAPDGAVPDDTLTALRAALETDGLPGRRLGLDSYLELPFTLAVAILPAPDREPDTVSSAVEHALAELYSFERRDFAQPVTAAEAIATTQRVPGVVAANLTELHLTGGSVAVTPLLPARGARLDASGTAVPAELLVLKELSVEVMTS, encoded by the coding sequence ATGAGCACCCCCGTACCCGGCGGGGCTCCCGGGGTGCCCAACCCGCCGGGGCGCCCGGCCCTCTCGTACCGGATCACCACCCACGGCGACACCCTCGCACGGAGCCTGGCCGAGGTGTCGCGACGGCTGCCCGGACTCACCACGCACAGTACGGACGACCCCGCCGTCGCCCTGCTGGACGCCTGGGCCTCGGTCGCCGACATGGTGGCCTTCTACCAGGAGCGGATCGCCAACGAGGGCTTTCTACGCACCGCCACCGAACGCATATCGGTACGGGAACTCGCCCGCTCGATCGGCTACGAGCTGCGACCCGGAGCGGCAGCCTCCGCCTACCTCTCGTTCACCGTGGAGGACACCCCGGGGACGCCCGGCCGCGCCGTCGTACCCGCGGGCACACCGGTGCAGAGCATCCCCGGCCAGGGAGAACTGCCGCAGACCTTCGAGACCGGGGCGGAACTCCAGGCCGTCGCCGAGCACAACGCGATCCGCCTGCGGCTGCGCCGCCCGCAGCTGGTCGGCCTTGGCACCACCCGCCTCCACCTGGCCGGAACCACCACCGGACTGCGCCCCGGCGACGCCCTGCTGATCCGCTCCACCGCAATGCATCACGCCTGGCAGTTCCGCATCCTGCGCACCGTCGAGCCGCTGCCCACCGACCCGACCGGACGCCCGCCGACCACCGTGGTCGGCTGGGACCAGGACCTCAACATGCCCACCTCAAAGGGCGTCGAGGTATACGCCCTACGGCTGCGGGCCTCGTTCTTCGGCCACAACGCGCCCGACTGGCGGACCATGCCCACCTCGGTCCGGGAGAGCTACCTCGCGGCAGCCGGCCCGCGAGGTACGGCCGCGTTCGACCAGGCCCAGTTCGACCAGGCCCAGCTCGACCAGGCCCACCTCGCCTCCGCCACACAGTGGCCCGGCTTCGCCCTCACCGACCCGCCCGAAGAGGATGACGACCCGGTGATCGAACTCGATGCCGCTCATCCCGCGCTGCTCCCGGGCTCCTGGCTGGTGCTCCGGGCACCCGGAGTGCAGGACGAGCTGTACAAGGTCGTCGAGGCCGACCAGTCCGCCGCAGCGGACTTCACCCTGACCTCCACCACCACCCGGCTGCGGCTGCGCGGCACCGGGAAGGTGTCACCGTTCGACCGCCGCGCAACCGTGGTCCACACCCAGTCCGAAAAACTGCAACTCGCCGACGAACCCGACACGACGCTGGTGACCGGACCCGGCCTTTGGCTCGAACGGCCCGTGACACTGAAACCCGGGGCACCCGTCGTGGTGACCGGCACCACCGACCAGGGTGTCCCGTCCACCGCCGTCCACCTGATCGACACGGTGGCGGAGGACGGCACCTCGATCGTCCTCGACCGGCCCCTGGAGCACCCACTCGTCCCGGCCTCGGTGCTGTTGCTCGGTAATGTCGTCGCCGCGACCGCCGGGCAGACCACCGAAGAGGTGCTCGGCAGCGGTGACGGCAGAGCCACCCACCAGCGGTTCACCCTGCTGCACAAGGACCTCACCCATGTCTCCGCGCCGACCGCGAGCGGGGTGCGCGACACCCTGGCCGTCCAGGTCGACGGCGTCACCTGGACCGAGGCCCCCTCCCTGTTCCCCCTCGGCCCGCACGACCGGTCCTATGTGGTGCGGATCCAGGACGACGCCACCGCGACCGTGGTCTTCGGCGACGGGGAACGCGGCGCCCGGCTGCCGTCCGGACAGGAGAACGTCCGCGCCACCTACCGCACCGGCATCGGCCCCCAGGGCAACGTCGGGGCCGGCTCCCTCTCCCTGCTCGTGAAACGGCCACTCGGCATCCGCGCCGTCGACAACCCCCTGGCGGCGACCGGCGGTACGGCCCCCGAGCGGCCGGACGACGTACGAACCCGGGCACCACTGACCGTCCGCACCTTCGACCGGGTCGTCTCCCTGGACGACCACGAGGCCTTCGCCCGGAACTTCACCGGGATCGCCAAGGCCAAGGCGACCGTGCTGCGCCCGGCTCCGATGCCCTTCCTCCACCTCACCATGGCGGCCCCGGACGGCGCCGTCCCCGACGACACCCTGACGGCCCTGCGGGCAGCCCTCGAAACCGACGGCCTCCCCGGCCGCCGACTCGGCCTGGACAGCTACCTGGAGCTGCCCTTCACCCTCGCCGTCGCGATCCTGCCCGCACCGGACCGTGAACCGGACACCGTGTCCAGCGCGGTCGAGCACGCCCTGGCAGAGCTGTACTCCTTCGAGCGACGCGACTTCGCCCAGCCCGTGACCGCCGCCGAAGCGATCGCCACCACCCAGCGGGTCCCCGGGGTGGTGGCCGCCAACCTGACCGAACTCCACCTGACGGGCGGGTCGGTCGCAGTGACACCCCTGCTGCCCGCTCGCGGAGCCCGCCTCGACGCCTCGGGCACGGCCGTCCCCGCCGAACTGCTGGTCCTGAAGGAGCTCTCCGTGGAGGTGATGACGTCATGA
- a CDS encoding phage tail protein produces MSEDRPVYDLLPAVHRNRDAELGHPLRALLEPVEEELRRLREDIDGLYDNWFVETCAEWVLPYLGDLLGVEPVAASPDGAAPRRAFIANTLRHRRRKGTPATLEELAQDITGLPAKVVEYFQLLGTTQHVNHPRLGNLRTPDLRDTGRLQLLGTPFDQVARTADVRHVDRGRGRYNLGAVGLHLWRLSSHPYTDVDARTVDAAAGRWTFDPAGRDLPLFTRPRGGPTRETEIPAPLHRLTLHQHMERLVSGPDPVFRIGLPEPHRLIAADLSEWTRPPETTDGPPWVAVDPLLGRFTLPPGMEPDRVRVDFNQGSPGDIGAGPHDRRATLAAALSAAGTPWPDTVDWQIGVSRNHAQDRREPSYGRVVATLHEAVQAWNTRPDQAPGQTGVIVVMDSATYQENLTGKRAIEIPPGNRLLLVAAHWPSGLLPQPPDTPASAPGPFAAAGPRPHLVGSLEVVAPRGRAARPGELILDGLSVEGGITARPGDLDSLVVADCTLTGQLRATDNPRLTVRLIRTVCAGVSLRRTLPGLRLSDSILYGGRAAVDAAPADVEIEACTILGMTLARTLTASDSILHGGIKVRRGREHEQGYLRYSYAPLKSAVSRRYRCHPADPAAAARVAPSFISEQQGAPGFCRLAADCPSEIATGAEDGGELGAFHFLHQPWWMADLTAQLDRYLRFGLEAGVFFADPTDPTDALLEGQQ; encoded by the coding sequence ATGAGCGAGGACCGGCCGGTGTACGACCTGCTGCCCGCCGTGCACCGCAACCGCGACGCCGAACTCGGCCACCCGCTGCGCGCCCTGCTCGAACCGGTCGAGGAGGAACTGCGCAGACTGCGGGAGGACATCGACGGCCTCTACGACAACTGGTTCGTGGAGACCTGTGCCGAATGGGTGCTGCCCTACCTCGGCGACCTGCTCGGCGTCGAACCCGTGGCCGCGTCACCGGACGGAGCAGCGCCCAGACGGGCCTTCATCGCCAACACCCTCCGCCACCGGCGGCGCAAGGGCACCCCCGCCACCCTGGAAGAGCTGGCCCAGGACATCACCGGGCTGCCCGCCAAGGTCGTGGAGTACTTCCAACTGCTCGGCACCACCCAGCACGTCAACCATCCACGCCTCGGTAATCTGCGCACCCCCGACCTGCGGGACACCGGGCGGCTCCAGCTGCTCGGCACCCCCTTCGACCAGGTGGCCCGTACCGCCGACGTCCGCCATGTCGACCGCGGGCGGGGCCGTTACAACCTCGGCGCGGTCGGGCTCCATCTGTGGCGGCTCAGCTCCCACCCGTACACCGACGTCGACGCCCGCACCGTGGACGCCGCCGCGGGCCGCTGGACCTTCGACCCGGCAGGCCGCGACCTGCCGCTGTTCACCCGGCCACGTGGCGGCCCCACCCGGGAGACGGAGATTCCGGCGCCACTGCACCGCCTGACGCTCCATCAGCACATGGAGCGGCTTGTCTCCGGACCCGACCCGGTGTTCCGGATCGGCCTGCCCGAACCCCACCGGCTGATCGCCGCCGACCTCAGCGAATGGACCCGGCCGCCCGAGACCACTGACGGCCCTCCATGGGTCGCCGTGGACCCGCTGCTGGGCAGGTTCACCCTGCCGCCCGGGATGGAGCCGGACCGGGTGCGGGTCGACTTCAACCAGGGGAGCCCCGGCGACATCGGGGCCGGTCCCCACGACCGGCGGGCGACCCTCGCCGCCGCGCTCTCGGCTGCCGGAACACCCTGGCCGGACACCGTCGACTGGCAGATCGGGGTGAGCCGCAACCACGCCCAGGACCGACGCGAGCCCTCCTACGGGCGGGTGGTCGCCACCCTCCACGAGGCCGTGCAGGCCTGGAACACCCGGCCGGATCAGGCACCGGGCCAGACCGGGGTCATCGTGGTGATGGACAGCGCCACCTACCAAGAGAACCTCACGGGCAAGCGGGCGATCGAGATCCCCCCGGGCAACCGGCTGCTGCTGGTCGCCGCCCACTGGCCGTCCGGCCTCCTCCCCCAGCCACCGGACACACCCGCCTCCGCCCCGGGCCCCTTCGCCGCCGCCGGACCCCGGCCGCACCTGGTCGGCTCGCTGGAGGTGGTTGCCCCCCGCGGACGGGCCGCCCGCCCGGGCGAACTGATCCTGGACGGCCTGTCGGTCGAAGGGGGGATCACTGCCAGGCCCGGCGACCTGGACAGCCTCGTGGTCGCCGACTGCACTCTCACCGGTCAACTGCGGGCCACCGACAACCCCCGTCTGACCGTACGACTGATCCGCACCGTCTGCGCAGGGGTATCGCTGCGCCGCACACTGCCCGGCCTCCGCCTGTCGGACAGCATCTTGTACGGAGGCCGGGCGGCGGTGGACGCTGCCCCCGCAGACGTCGAGATCGAGGCCTGCACGATCCTCGGAATGACGCTCGCCCGCACCCTGACGGCCAGTGACAGCATCCTGCACGGCGGCATCAAGGTCCGCAGGGGCCGCGAGCACGAGCAGGGCTATCTGCGGTACAGCTACGCCCCGCTCAAGTCCGCCGTCTCCCGGCGCTATCGCTGCCACCCCGCCGACCCGGCGGCCGCCGCCCGGGTGGCCCCGAGCTTCATCTCCGAACAGCAGGGAGCCCCCGGCTTCTGCCGACTGGCTGCGGACTGCCCGAGCGAAATCGCCACAGGCGCGGAGGACGGCGGCGAACTGGGGGCCTTCCACTTTCTGCACCAACCGTGGTGGATGGCCGACCTCACCGCGCAGCTCGACCGCTATCTCCGCTTCGGTCTGGAAGCGGGTGTCTTCTTTGCCGACCCGACTGACCCGACTGACGCTTTATTGGAAGGACAGCAATGA
- a CDS encoding DUF6519 domain-containing protein encodes MKGDFTRRTFRSGNHYRGVLMQQGRVQLDADWNEQLDIQLHHDETTARDAIGAHGGPRGAAGFAITDPKGADPRDCPPEDLWLSLGRYYVDGILCENDNPVQLENQPDLPELGLPDADGRFVAYLDVWREHLTALERPELREVALGGPDTGTRSRTVWQVRLEQMANPEATPDKVAQPWKPRDSRTRGQLRARAQPPEAGPTPGVVPPHAGYRRVENQLYRVEIHEGSDGSPSFVWSRDNGTVAARLVGWSPQAITVDSPGRDEALGFSMGQWVEVTNHARTRRGEHGALAQLGEVSGTELKVVHWVGNPLGLSGSPGAVVRRWDSPGAVPITGDWIELEDGVQVQFEPGAFHRTGDYWLIPARTAALSLTDLDSDIPGNVEWPRGEDGVPVYQLPDGIKHHTAAIALLDRVSGLWTRVSDYRALFAPLAAAAPGLHVKHVRLLPRKETNEMDEDTNDGELGNDTSVATDDFLRSFVVVGFDDVPAPVPATDQSVLTVTLDLPYPLSPAERDAWRLPPGQFLGTQSFDLAGVLKNAGSALRWIPDLFLVKRLQSLLLDKEMPDRIRCRLTLNGRALTAKDHPDRLLNGLALTRPRPDGTTEVVLPTVDDVRGADFTFWFWIERARVKSAFDDSTFDENVFS; translated from the coding sequence ATGAAGGGCGACTTCACCCGGCGGACGTTCCGCAGCGGGAACCACTACCGCGGCGTGCTCATGCAGCAGGGCCGGGTGCAGCTTGACGCCGACTGGAATGAGCAGTTGGACATCCAGCTCCACCACGACGAGACCACCGCGCGGGATGCCATCGGCGCCCATGGCGGACCGCGGGGCGCCGCCGGATTCGCGATCACCGATCCCAAGGGCGCCGATCCCCGTGACTGCCCTCCGGAGGACCTGTGGCTGTCCCTGGGCCGCTACTACGTCGACGGCATTCTCTGCGAGAACGACAACCCGGTGCAGCTGGAGAACCAGCCCGACCTGCCGGAGCTGGGGCTGCCCGACGCCGACGGCCGGTTCGTCGCCTATCTGGACGTCTGGCGGGAGCACCTCACCGCCCTGGAGCGGCCCGAACTGCGCGAGGTCGCCCTCGGCGGCCCGGACACGGGCACCAGAAGCCGTACGGTGTGGCAGGTCCGCCTGGAGCAGATGGCCAACCCCGAGGCCACCCCCGACAAGGTCGCCCAACCCTGGAAACCGCGCGACAGCAGGACCCGCGGGCAGCTCCGCGCGCGGGCGCAGCCGCCGGAGGCCGGCCCCACGCCGGGCGTCGTCCCGCCGCACGCGGGCTACCGCCGGGTGGAGAACCAGCTGTACCGGGTGGAGATCCACGAGGGCAGCGACGGCAGCCCGTCCTTTGTATGGTCCCGGGACAACGGCACGGTCGCCGCACGGCTGGTCGGCTGGTCCCCTCAGGCGATCACTGTCGATTCCCCCGGCCGGGACGAGGCGCTCGGCTTCTCCATGGGCCAGTGGGTGGAAGTGACCAACCATGCCCGCACCCGTCGGGGAGAGCACGGCGCCCTGGCCCAACTGGGCGAGGTGTCTGGTACCGAGCTGAAGGTTGTTCATTGGGTGGGCAACCCGCTCGGGCTGTCCGGCTCCCCCGGTGCCGTAGTACGCCGCTGGGACTCCCCGGGCGCGGTGCCGATCACCGGCGACTGGATCGAGCTGGAGGACGGCGTACAGGTCCAGTTCGAGCCGGGCGCCTTCCATCGCACCGGCGACTACTGGCTCATCCCGGCCAGGACCGCCGCCCTCTCCCTGACCGACCTCGACTCCGACATCCCCGGAAACGTCGAATGGCCCCGCGGGGAGGACGGCGTCCCGGTCTATCAGCTGCCGGACGGCATCAAGCACCACACCGCCGCCATCGCCCTGCTCGACCGCGTCAGCGGTCTGTGGACCCGGGTGTCCGACTACCGTGCGCTGTTCGCTCCGCTCGCCGCGGCCGCACCGGGCCTCCACGTGAAGCACGTCCGGCTGCTGCCGCGCAAGGAAACGAACGAAATGGACGAGGACACCAACGACGGGGAACTGGGCAACGACACCAGCGTCGCCACGGACGACTTCCTCCGCAGCTTTGTCGTCGTGGGCTTCGACGATGTCCCGGCCCCCGTGCCCGCCACCGACCAATCCGTGCTCACCGTCACCCTCGACCTGCCCTACCCCTTGTCCCCCGCCGAGCGGGACGCCTGGCGGTTGCCACCCGGCCAATTCCTGGGCACCCAGTCCTTCGACCTCGCCGGCGTCTTGAAGAACGCCGGTAGCGCATTGCGTTGGATACCGGACCTTTTCCTTGTCAAACGCCTGCAGTCACTTCTGCTCGACAAGGAGATGCCCGACCGCATCCGCTGCCGCCTCACCCTCAACGGCCGCGCCCTCACCGCTAAGGACCACCCCGACCGCCTTCTCAACGGCCTCGCCCTCACCCGGCCCCGCCCCGACGGCACCACCGAAGTGGTCCTTCCCACCGTCGACGACGTCCGCGGCGCCGACTTCACCTTCTGGTTCTGGATCGAACGCGCCCGCGTCAAGAGTGCCTTCGACGACTCGACATTCGACGAGAACGTTTTCAGCTAA
- a CDS encoding eCIS core domain-containing protein, producing MSLRRSQALQRVPKSTSVPNRPEESRAPGPPPAVSGLRYSFANTEVAPSTQVQRVLSAPGRPLDEPLLQEMETRLGANFSTVRIHSDPAAERSATAVGARAYTSGEHIVASPGALDRRTIAHELIHVLQQRSGPVAGNDHGDGLRVSDPSDRFEREADANAQRAMAGPATTVLQRKPSAGGGRAPVMRSSGAYIIQRAKGHSRKDKKPRRRRASVAGIKRRIAALKLVKGHSGAGMWTRKVNVRGPKSFKKLPDRQILRHLSAQFFWYVKNRLNEEEQEFQAMYVNERIVVASNMDSSTFELAEKLINEFNSYIEGKIDRNPLRSILSRVQNQGDSRAENSAEKISKLIDPKNSRKPRKGAEHMVHRLQKSALANPIMKASGSSIGDLIKSTRGTGKIIFLTEAGDYHAEQKLVLALQRSEFDGKAHIYGKKRPCTLCSATLDYAVARGGMDIDFNRHPGGYWHTAAPGLVKLANMLGASADEFEKWLDDWGGKLGIKGMSKAVRMNSKGVKISDQAYDSASDNELGESGDESDSDMED from the coding sequence ATGTCCCTCCGCAGATCCCAGGCTCTGCAGCGCGTACCCAAGTCGACCTCGGTGCCGAACCGCCCCGAGGAATCACGCGCCCCCGGGCCGCCCCCTGCCGTCTCGGGGCTCCGGTACTCCTTCGCGAACACGGAGGTTGCCCCCAGCACACAGGTCCAGAGGGTGTTGAGCGCCCCGGGACGCCCGTTGGACGAACCACTGCTCCAGGAGATGGAGACCCGCCTCGGCGCGAACTTCTCCACCGTACGGATCCACTCCGACCCAGCCGCCGAACGCTCCGCAACGGCCGTCGGCGCCCGTGCCTACACCTCTGGCGAACACATCGTCGCCAGTCCAGGCGCTCTGGACCGGCGCACCATCGCCCATGAACTCATCCATGTACTCCAGCAGCGCAGCGGTCCCGTGGCGGGCAACGACCACGGCGACGGGCTGCGGGTGAGCGACCCCTCCGACCGGTTCGAACGCGAGGCGGACGCCAACGCCCAGCGTGCCATGGCCGGCCCGGCTACGACCGTGCTGCAACGGAAGCCGAGTGCCGGGGGCGGCAGGGCACCGGTTATGAGATCGTCCGGGGCGTACATCATTCAGCGAGCGAAGGGCCATTCACGGAAGGATAAAAAGCCCAGGCGTCGGCGTGCCAGCGTGGCGGGCATAAAGCGGAGAATTGCGGCTCTGAAGCTCGTGAAGGGGCACTCAGGAGCCGGCATGTGGACGAGGAAGGTTAACGTGAGAGGCCCCAAATCATTCAAGAAACTTCCGGACCGACAGATCCTCCGACACCTCTCTGCACAGTTCTTCTGGTATGTCAAGAACCGACTGAACGAGGAGGAGCAGGAGTTTCAGGCAATGTATGTGAACGAGCGCATAGTCGTAGCCAGCAACATGGATTCTTCGACTTTCGAGCTAGCAGAGAAGTTGATCAATGAATTCAATTCCTACATAGAGGGTAAAATTGACAGAAATCCACTCCGCAGTATTCTCTCTCGGGTTCAGAACCAGGGTGACTCGCGGGCCGAGAACTCTGCCGAAAAGATCTCCAAGCTGATTGACCCGAAAAATTCCAGGAAGCCACGAAAGGGGGCCGAGCACATGGTTCATAGGCTGCAGAAGTCGGCCCTGGCCAATCCGATCATGAAGGCGAGTGGCTCCTCGATCGGTGATCTGATCAAGAGCACTCGTGGTACTGGGAAGATAATCTTTCTGACGGAGGCGGGAGACTACCATGCTGAGCAGAAGCTGGTACTTGCCCTCCAGCGATCGGAATTCGATGGAAAAGCTCACATATATGGGAAAAAGCGGCCTTGTACACTCTGCTCGGCAACTCTGGATTATGCCGTTGCTCGAGGAGGCATGGATATCGATTTCAACCGCCACCCCGGTGGGTATTGGCATACCGCGGCCCCCGGACTGGTGAAACTCGCCAACATGTTGGGAGCAAGCGCTGACGAGTTCGAAAAATGGCTCGATGATTGGGGTGGCAAGCTGGGCATCAAAGGTATGAGCAAGGCCGTCAGGATGAACAGTAAGGGGGTGAAAATCTCGGATCAGGCATATGACTCGGCTTCGGATAACGAGCTGGGGGAAAGCGGTGACGAGTCGGATTCGGATATGGAAGATTAG
- a CDS encoding ATP-binding protein, protein MDWLTANQRYLVAALDVLRLRLSGGDGLEDAARHRDDLRKAMPAPPALEDIEDGFELSDFERDLLLMCAGVALDTDFAHACAEAQNAPERTWATFGLGLAKLANPYWTALTPAGPLRRWHLVELTHPETPTVSALRIDERILHALTGVAYLDPRIQPLTVRLPEPGPLPVPLREAGEQVAAHWSRAESGCVLLYGRPVPDLRSAAVGACTEFHASPVCLRAADLPKAPEERDLLARLCERETVLNGTAWIIEVDDTVPDCSRLALDLADRLDVPTVVISREPIVGSGPRVEVGPARADDARAVWREALGPAAAGLSAWIDRVAGQFDLGLEAVDTAAAEALAAPEAGAALWDACRRLARPSLDGLAQGIEPRARWADLVLPDHQLRVLHELTAHVRHRVTVLEDWGFAARTGRGLGTAALFSGPSGTGKTLAAEVIAGELRLDLYRVDLSQVVSKYIGETEKNLRGVFDAAEAGGAVLLFDEADALFGKRSEVKDSHDRYANIEVGYLLQRIEAYRGLAVLTTNLKDTLDPAFLRRLRFAVHFPFPDASARAEIWRRAFPPETPTDGLDPAALAQLSVPGGTISTIALSAAYLAADSGEPVRMHHLLAAARTEYAKLERPLTTTEVTGWTTT, encoded by the coding sequence GTGGACTGGCTCACCGCGAACCAGCGGTATCTGGTGGCCGCACTCGATGTGCTCCGCCTCCGGCTGAGCGGCGGGGACGGCCTGGAGGACGCCGCCCGCCACCGTGACGACCTCCGAAAGGCGATGCCCGCGCCCCCGGCGCTCGAGGACATCGAAGACGGTTTCGAGCTGTCGGACTTCGAGCGGGATCTGCTGCTGATGTGCGCCGGCGTCGCACTGGACACGGACTTCGCCCATGCCTGCGCCGAGGCCCAGAACGCACCGGAGCGCACCTGGGCGACCTTCGGCCTGGGCCTGGCGAAGCTGGCCAACCCGTACTGGACCGCGCTCACTCCGGCGGGGCCGCTGCGGCGCTGGCATCTGGTCGAACTCACCCACCCGGAGACACCGACCGTCAGCGCCCTGCGGATCGACGAGCGGATCCTGCACGCCCTGACCGGGGTTGCCTACCTGGATCCCAGGATTCAACCGCTCACCGTGCGACTCCCCGAGCCGGGTCCGCTCCCTGTGCCGCTGAGGGAGGCGGGCGAGCAGGTGGCGGCCCACTGGTCCCGGGCCGAGTCCGGTTGTGTTCTGCTCTACGGCCGACCGGTCCCGGATCTCAGATCGGCCGCGGTCGGGGCCTGCACGGAATTCCACGCCTCGCCCGTCTGCCTGCGGGCCGCCGACCTCCCCAAGGCCCCGGAGGAACGGGACCTGCTGGCGCGACTGTGCGAGCGGGAGACCGTGCTGAACGGGACCGCCTGGATCATCGAGGTCGACGACACGGTCCCGGACTGCTCCCGCCTCGCCCTCGACCTGGCCGACCGACTCGACGTCCCTACGGTCGTGATCTCACGCGAGCCGATCGTGGGCTCGGGTCCTCGCGTGGAGGTGGGCCCGGCTCGGGCGGACGACGCACGGGCTGTCTGGCGCGAGGCCCTCGGTCCGGCCGCGGCGGGCCTCTCGGCCTGGATCGACCGTGTGGCGGGGCAGTTCGATCTGGGCCTGGAAGCGGTCGACACCGCGGCGGCGGAGGCACTGGCCGCGCCCGAGGCGGGCGCCGCGCTGTGGGATGCCTGCCGGCGGCTGGCCCGCCCCTCGCTGGACGGCCTCGCCCAGGGGATCGAGCCCCGCGCCCGCTGGGCGGACCTGGTCCTGCCCGACCATCAGCTTCGCGTCCTCCATGAGCTGACCGCCCATGTACGGCACCGGGTCACCGTCCTGGAGGACTGGGGCTTCGCCGCCCGTACGGGTCGTGGGCTCGGCACCGCGGCGCTGTTCTCGGGGCCCAGCGGCACCGGGAAGACCCTGGCGGCGGAGGTGATCGCCGGGGAGTTGCGTCTCGACCTGTACCGGGTGGACCTGAGCCAGGTGGTGAGCAAGTACATCGGGGAGACCGAGAAGAACCTGCGCGGGGTCTTCGACGCCGCCGAGGCGGGCGGTGCGGTGCTGCTCTTCGACGAGGCCGACGCGTTGTTCGGCAAACGGAGCGAGGTCAAGGACAGCCACGACCGGTACGCCAACATCGAGGTCGGCTACCTGCTCCAGCGGATCGAGGCCTACCGGGGGCTGGCCGTCCTCACCACCAACCTCAAGGACACCCTCGACCCGGCCTTCCTGCGGCGGCTGCGCTTCGCCGTCCACTTCCCCTTCCCGGACGCCTCTGCCCGGGCCGAGATCTGGCGCAGGGCCTTCCCCCCGGAGACCCCCACCGACGGCCTGGACCCCGCCGCCCTGGCCCAACTCTCCGTCCCCGGCGGCACGATCAGCACCATCGCCCTCTCCGCGGCCTACCTCGCGGCGGACTCCGGCGAACCGGTCCGTATGCACCACCTGCTGGCCGCCGCCCGCACCGAGTACGCCAAGCTCGAACGCCCCCTCACCACCACCGAGGTCACCGGATGGACGACGACGTAA
- a CDS encoding DUF4255 domain-containing protein — protein MSNHLAVAMVTAALTRTLVEALADPSLGGVENTAVTTLRPQSLAATDAQARGINVYLYRVTPNGAWTLADLPTRGADGQSLVARPRQALDLHYLLTFSGDESTLEPQRLLGLTVSTLASRPVLSPELIRRFATDAVPPNDWQQHSDLADQPDSVRFSLQPMDLEESTKLWSLLYPSSYRLSIAYQATAVLIEGREVPTTATPVATRTIDVRLKPRKE, from the coding sequence ATGAGCAACCACCTCGCGGTGGCCATGGTGACCGCCGCACTCACCCGGACACTGGTCGAGGCCCTCGCCGACCCCTCCTTGGGCGGTGTGGAGAACACCGCGGTCACCACCCTGCGCCCCCAGTCGCTGGCGGCGACCGATGCGCAGGCCCGGGGGATCAATGTCTACCTGTACCGGGTCACCCCCAACGGCGCCTGGACACTGGCCGATCTGCCGACCCGCGGTGCCGACGGCCAGTCACTCGTGGCGCGTCCTCGGCAGGCGCTCGACCTGCACTATCTGCTGACCTTTTCGGGTGACGAATCCACCCTGGAGCCCCAGCGGCTGCTGGGCCTCACCGTGAGCACGCTCGCCTCACGGCCGGTGCTGAGCCCGGAACTGATCCGCCGGTTCGCGACGGATGCGGTCCCCCCCAATGACTGGCAGCAGCACTCGGACCTGGCGGATCAACCGGACTCGGTGCGCTTCAGCCTGCAACCGATGGACCTGGAGGAGTCGACCAAGCTGTGGTCGTTGCTCTACCCCTCCTCCTACCGGCTGTCGATCGCCTACCAGGCGACGGCGGTCCTGATCGAGGGCCGTGAGGTGCCGACAACTGCCACACCGGTGGCGACCCGCACGATCGACGTGCGGTTGAAGCCACGGAAGGAGTGA